One Streptomyces sp. P9-A2 DNA window includes the following coding sequences:
- a CDS encoding SCO0607 family lipoprotein, translated as MYLPRRTSRAATAFRPGRVRIAAAALASAAAVAVLTGCSGFESASDSCSSGEYPVLAVGKAGSACVSDEKEPPAGFARYPEGKVPQQVDDKWDVYWDTHTLDKDGNIIDAPDAD; from the coding sequence ATGTACCTGCCCCGCAGAACGAGCCGAGCGGCCACTGCCTTTCGGCCCGGGAGGGTCCGTATCGCCGCTGCTGCTCTCGCGAGCGCGGCCGCAGTCGCGGTACTCACCGGATGTTCCGGCTTCGAGTCCGCATCGGACAGCTGCAGCAGCGGCGAGTACCCCGTTCTGGCCGTAGGCAAGGCCGGCAGCGCTTGCGTGTCGGACGAAAAGGAGCCACCGGCAGGATTCGCGCGCTATCCGGAGGGCAAGGTGCCGCAGCAGGTCGACGACAAGTGGGACGTGTACTGGGACACCCACACGCTCGACAAGGACGGCAACATAATCGACGCCCCCGACGCGGACTGA
- a CDS encoding TIGR03767 family metallophosphoesterase gives MSRIRSVADSGGLHRRSLLAATGAVALSAGVGYALRPGGDQAVAAGSADAAADEAVLASSRQAPAAPLAPYTRGTTVAGVSTPRGGHAAGYRRLDEGPGWERVVRGELAGAHSGRDDRRTTLAAFVQLTDLHVLDTQHPLRLEYLRSTDVHAWRPHEALTVHGVVSLVERINNLRGAPVTGSPLHFAMTTGDNTDNNTRSELDWFLTALGGGRITPNSGDPRHYEGVQNSGLRQYWQPDATTRDADKQLGFPHLDGFLAAAVREVNSPGLNLPWYSTVGNHDAMPLGCYASHGDPYLTELAVGGRKLMELGAAEAKKLQQVIRKAGDPRGVQYGEFLKAHARAMRPVTPDEARAPFTPAEYVEAHLDPAYRGFGPVGHGYSAANLDAGTQYYAFRVSDDVIGVSLDTTDPGGHYAGSVGTAQLRWLERTLRTHKGSRTIVFSHHTSESMTNTHRDPARPDERRHDGKELLELLGAHRNVVAWVNGHIHRNAITAHTGSAGSFWEISTASHVDFPQLARVIELVDNKDGTLSLFTTLVESAAPSRTDYGDLTQTGLAALYRELSCNAPGARTDLGGTPRDRNTELLLKA, from the coding sequence ATGTCGCGCATACGCTCAGTCGCCGACTCCGGTGGACTCCACCGCCGTTCCCTCCTCGCCGCCACCGGCGCGGTCGCCCTCTCCGCCGGCGTCGGTTACGCCCTGCGTCCCGGCGGCGACCAGGCCGTCGCCGCCGGCAGCGCCGACGCCGCCGCGGACGAGGCCGTCCTCGCCTCCTCCCGGCAGGCACCGGCCGCCCCGCTCGCCCCGTACACACGCGGCACCACCGTCGCCGGGGTGTCCACGCCGCGCGGCGGCCATGCCGCCGGCTACCGGCGCCTCGACGAAGGCCCCGGCTGGGAGAGGGTGGTACGCGGCGAACTGGCCGGCGCCCACTCCGGCCGGGACGACCGCCGCACCACCCTGGCCGCGTTCGTGCAGCTCACCGACCTGCACGTGCTCGACACGCAGCACCCGCTGCGCCTGGAGTACCTGCGCTCCACCGACGTGCACGCCTGGCGGCCGCACGAGGCGCTCACCGTGCACGGAGTGGTCTCCCTCGTCGAGCGGATCAACAACCTGCGCGGCGCCCCCGTCACCGGCTCCCCGCTGCACTTCGCGATGACCACCGGCGACAACACCGACAACAACACCCGCTCCGAACTGGACTGGTTCCTGACGGCGCTCGGCGGCGGCCGCATCACCCCCAACAGCGGGGACCCGCGCCACTACGAAGGCGTCCAGAACAGCGGTCTGCGACAGTACTGGCAGCCGGACGCCACCACCCGCGACGCCGACAAGCAACTCGGCTTCCCGCACCTCGACGGCTTCCTCGCCGCGGCCGTCCGCGAGGTGAACAGCCCCGGCCTCAACCTCCCCTGGTACTCCACCGTCGGCAACCACGACGCGATGCCGCTCGGCTGCTACGCCTCCCACGGCGACCCGTACCTCACCGAACTCGCCGTCGGCGGCCGCAAGCTGATGGAGCTCGGGGCGGCCGAGGCGAAGAAGCTCCAGCAGGTCATCAGGAAGGCCGGCGACCCGCGGGGCGTCCAGTACGGCGAGTTCCTGAAGGCCCACGCCCGCGCCATGCGCCCGGTCACCCCCGACGAGGCACGCGCCCCCTTCACCCCCGCCGAGTACGTCGAAGCCCACCTGGACCCCGCCTACCGCGGGTTCGGCCCGGTGGGGCACGGCTACTCCGCCGCCAACCTCGACGCGGGCACCCAGTACTACGCGTTCCGCGTCTCCGACGACGTCATCGGCGTCAGCCTCGACACCACCGACCCGGGCGGCCACTACGCGGGCTCCGTCGGCACGGCCCAACTGCGCTGGCTGGAACGGACACTGCGCACCCACAAGGGCTCCCGCACGATCGTCTTCAGCCACCACACCAGCGAGTCGATGACGAACACGCACCGCGACCCGGCCCGCCCCGACGAGCGGCGCCACGACGGCAAGGAACTCCTCGAACTCCTCGGCGCCCACCGCAACGTGGTGGCCTGGGTCAACGGCCACATCCACCGCAACGCGATCACCGCGCACACCGGTTCGGCCGGCTCCTTCTGGGAGATCTCCACCGCCTCCCACGTCGACTTCCCCCAACTCGCCCGCGTCATCGAGCTGGTGGACAACAAGGACGGCACCCTGTCCCTGTTCACCACCCTGGTCGAGTCCGCGGCCCCGTCCCGCACCGACTACGGCGACCTCACCCAGACCGGTCTCGCCGCCCTCTACCGCGAACTGTCCTGCAACGCCCCCGGCGCCCGCACCGACCTCGGCGGCACCCCCCGGGACCGCAACACGGAACTCCTGCTCAAGGCGTAG
- a CDS encoding NUDIX hydrolase has translation MRQTLRVAAYAVVVRDGRLLLARSPAPGGAPEWVLPGGGMEHGEDPYDTVRREVEEETGYRIEVTGLLGVDSARHAFVRHAFARHTFARRLGRSADHHAVRLVYEGRIAGGELRNEIGGSTELAAWHPLDAVPDLVRIRMVDIGLRLWRERPAAGRVEHAE, from the coding sequence ATGCGGCAGACCTTGAGGGTGGCGGCCTACGCCGTGGTGGTGCGCGACGGACGGCTCCTGCTGGCCCGGTCCCCGGCGCCCGGAGGCGCACCGGAGTGGGTTCTGCCGGGCGGTGGCATGGAGCACGGCGAGGATCCGTACGACACCGTGCGGCGGGAGGTCGAGGAGGAGACCGGGTACCGCATCGAGGTCACCGGACTGCTCGGCGTGGACTCCGCCCGGCACGCCTTCGTCCGGCACGCTTTCGCCCGGCACACCTTCGCCCGCCGCCTGGGACGCAGCGCCGACCACCATGCCGTACGGCTGGTCTACGAGGGGCGGATCGCCGGCGGCGAGCTGAGGAACGAGATCGGCGGCTCCACCGAACTGGCCGCCTGGCACCCCCTGGACGCCGTCCCGGACCTGGTCAGGATCCGCATGGTCGACATCGGCCTGCGGCTGTGGCGGGAGCGCCCGGCAGCGGGCCGGGTGGAGCATGCGGAGTGA
- a CDS encoding S8 family serine peptidase, with protein sequence MTHSSPRESISGTRRAARIALAAGLVAALCAVGPIPLAAAADAPAAVPVDGDVKSAPDKLGSSDADLLAEAKADGVKNVTMMIATAPGKTEQVAGELNAVKGGSVGRTHDELGYVRATVPTGKADAAIAAAAKLSTVHGIDLRDEIPLDDPTPAADTTAKAAGKGKDKGTAAYPGPDRRTPAKNPYNPSFETGAVDFVKDNPKADGRGVTIGILDSGVDLAHPALQKTTTGERKIVDWVTATDPLVDGDETWRPMTASVSGPTFTHEGATWTAPEGSYRISTFKESYTIGGDAGGDANFDGDTTDAWGVLYDAAAGTVRVDLNDNQDFSDDTPMKPYKDGFQIGYFGTDDPATEVAERQPFVVEIRKDVVRNAAGDKADFVNIGLIEGSHGSHVAGITAAHGLFGGKMNGAAPGAKIVSSRACTWSGGCTSVALTEGMIDLVTERGVDIVNMSIGGLPALNDGNNARAELYTRLIDTYGVQLVISAGNSGPGTNTIGDPSLADKVISVGASVSKETWAANYGSVVRTQYAMMPFSSRGPREDGGFTPTLIAPGAAINTIQTWAPGAPVAEAGYGLPAGYGMLQGTSMASPQAAGSAALLLSAAKQKRIGLTPAKLRTALTSTAQHIKGLQAYEEGAGLIDLEEAWDSIRDGATAHEYSVKAPVDTAIEQFLKTPGFGTGVYDREGGLKAGQKKTYDVTITRTSGPDRAIRHELDLANNTDRAFRIVGDDDVRLALNEPVTVKIQAAPRSAGLKSAILEVDDPRTEGVDRQILSTVVVSAPLAHTFSASGTAQRNATTSYFVTVPEGAKTLEIALSGLKATSQTRFIAIHPYGVPADPTSTVNCYPNYSNPANTCRPDLRSYVNPQPGVWEIEVESRRTSPLLDNPYKLDVAVLGAVFDPQTVTVPEAKVGTPADVSWKVTNQAATLDGKLVGGPLGSAKSARPAISKGVTHTTTVTVPEGATSLDVAIGNVSDTAADLDLTVYNAAGTPVAQSADGDSEESVSIASPAAGTYTVKVVGYSVPAGSADYDYRDVFFSTTLGEVTVDGAAPVRIGTGESATVSGAVTAVAAAPEGREFFGRVQLVNARGTVAGTGSVTIEKVVP encoded by the coding sequence ATGACCCATTCCTCCCCGCGCGAGTCGATATCGGGCACCAGACGCGCGGCCCGTATCGCCCTGGCCGCCGGTCTCGTCGCCGCGCTCTGCGCGGTCGGCCCGATACCCCTGGCGGCCGCCGCCGACGCGCCGGCCGCCGTACCCGTCGACGGTGACGTCAAGTCCGCCCCCGACAAGCTCGGTTCGAGTGACGCGGACCTCCTCGCCGAGGCCAAGGCCGACGGCGTCAAGAACGTCACGATGATGATCGCCACCGCCCCCGGGAAGACCGAGCAGGTCGCCGGGGAGCTGAACGCGGTGAAGGGCGGTTCGGTCGGCCGGACCCACGACGAGCTCGGTTACGTCCGGGCCACCGTTCCCACCGGGAAGGCGGACGCGGCCATCGCCGCCGCCGCCAAGCTCTCCACCGTGCACGGCATCGACCTGCGCGACGAGATCCCGCTCGACGACCCGACCCCGGCCGCGGACACCACCGCCAAGGCCGCCGGCAAGGGCAAGGACAAGGGCACCGCCGCCTACCCGGGCCCCGACCGGCGGACCCCCGCGAAGAACCCGTACAACCCGTCCTTCGAGACGGGCGCCGTCGACTTCGTGAAGGACAACCCGAAGGCGGACGGCCGCGGCGTCACCATCGGCATCCTCGACTCGGGCGTGGACCTGGCCCACCCGGCGCTGCAGAAGACCACCACCGGCGAACGCAAGATCGTCGACTGGGTGACGGCGACCGACCCGCTCGTCGACGGCGACGAGACCTGGCGCCCGATGACCGCATCGGTCTCCGGCCCCACCTTCACCCACGAGGGCGCGACCTGGACGGCGCCCGAGGGCTCGTACCGGATCAGCACCTTCAAGGAGTCGTACACCATCGGCGGCGACGCGGGCGGTGACGCCAACTTCGACGGCGACACCACCGACGCCTGGGGCGTGCTGTACGACGCGGCGGCCGGCACCGTCCGCGTCGACCTGAACGACAATCAGGACTTCTCCGACGACACCCCGATGAAGCCCTACAAGGACGGCTTCCAGATCGGGTACTTCGGTACCGACGACCCGGCCACCGAGGTCGCCGAGCGCCAGCCGTTCGTCGTGGAGATCCGCAAGGACGTCGTCCGCAACGCGGCCGGAGACAAGGCCGACTTCGTCAACATCGGTCTCATCGAGGGCTCCCACGGCTCGCACGTCGCCGGCATCACCGCCGCCCACGGCCTGTTCGGCGGGAAGATGAACGGTGCCGCGCCCGGCGCGAAGATCGTCTCCTCCCGTGCCTGCACCTGGTCCGGCGGCTGCACCAGCGTGGCGCTCACCGAGGGCATGATCGACCTCGTCACCGAGCGCGGTGTCGACATCGTCAACATGTCCATCGGCGGCCTGCCCGCGCTCAACGACGGCAATAACGCCCGCGCCGAGCTGTACACCCGCCTCATCGACACCTACGGCGTCCAGCTGGTGATCTCCGCGGGCAACTCCGGCCCCGGCACCAACACCATCGGCGACCCGTCGCTGGCCGACAAGGTCATCTCGGTCGGCGCGTCCGTCTCCAAGGAGACCTGGGCCGCCAACTACGGCTCCGTCGTGCGGACGCAGTACGCCATGATGCCGTTCTCCTCCCGCGGCCCGCGTGAGGACGGCGGCTTCACGCCGACGCTGATCGCGCCCGGCGCGGCGATCAACACCATCCAGACCTGGGCGCCGGGTGCCCCGGTCGCCGAGGCGGGCTACGGCCTCCCGGCCGGTTACGGCATGCTCCAGGGCACCTCGATGGCGTCCCCGCAGGCCGCCGGCTCCGCCGCGCTGCTGCTGTCGGCCGCGAAGCAGAAGCGGATCGGCCTGACGCCCGCGAAGCTGCGCACCGCCCTCACCTCCACCGCCCAGCACATCAAGGGCCTGCAGGCCTACGAGGAGGGCGCCGGCCTCATCGACCTCGAGGAGGCCTGGGACTCGATCCGGGACGGGGCCACCGCGCACGAGTACAGCGTGAAGGCGCCGGTCGACACCGCGATCGAGCAGTTCCTGAAGACCCCCGGCTTCGGCACCGGCGTCTACGACCGCGAGGGCGGCCTGAAGGCCGGCCAGAAGAAGACGTACGACGTCACCATCACCCGTACGTCCGGTCCCGACCGTGCGATCCGGCACGAGCTCGACCTCGCGAACAACACCGACCGCGCCTTCCGCATCGTCGGCGACGACGACGTGCGGCTGGCGCTGAACGAGCCGGTGACCGTCAAGATCCAGGCCGCGCCCCGCTCGGCCGGTCTGAAGAGCGCCATCCTCGAGGTCGACGACCCGCGCACCGAGGGCGTCGACCGGCAGATCCTGAGCACGGTGGTCGTCTCGGCTCCGCTGGCGCACACCTTCTCCGCCTCCGGCACCGCCCAGCGCAACGCCACCACCTCCTACTTCGTCACCGTGCCCGAGGGCGCGAAGACACTGGAGATCGCGCTGAGCGGTCTGAAGGCCACGAGCCAGACCCGGTTCATCGCCATCCACCCCTACGGCGTCCCGGCCGACCCGACGTCGACGGTCAACTGCTACCCGAACTACAGCAACCCGGCCAACACCTGCCGCCCCGACCTGCGGTCGTACGTGAACCCGCAGCCCGGCGTCTGGGAGATCGAGGTCGAGTCGCGCCGCACCTCGCCGCTGCTCGACAACCCGTACAAGCTGGACGTCGCCGTGCTCGGCGCGGTCTTCGACCCGCAGACCGTGACCGTGCCGGAGGCGAAGGTCGGTACTCCGGCCGACGTCTCCTGGAAGGTGACCAACCAGGCAGCCACCCTGGACGGCAAGCTGGTCGGCGGCCCGCTGGGCTCCGCCAAGTCGGCCCGGCCCGCCATCTCCAAGGGTGTCACGCACACCACCACCGTCACGGTGCCCGAGGGTGCCACGTCGCTCGACGTCGCCATCGGTAACGTCTCCGACACCGCCGCCGACCTGGACCTGACGGTCTACAACGCGGCGGGCACCCCCGTCGCCCAGTCCGCGGACGGCGACTCGGAGGAGTCGGTGTCCATCGCCTCCCCGGCGGCCGGCACCTACACCGTCAAGGTCGTGGGCTACTCCGTCCCGGCCGGTTCCGCTGACTACGACTACCGGGACGTGTTCTTCTCCACCACGCTCGGCGAGGTCACGGTCGACGGGGCCGCGCCGGTGAGGATCGGCACCGGCGAGTCGGCCACCGTCTCCGGCGCCGTCACCGCCGTGGCGGCGGCTCCCGAGGGACGTGAGTTCTTCGGCCGGGTGCAGCTGGTCAACGCGCGCGGCACGGTCGCGGGCACGGGCAGCGTGACGATCGAGAAGGTCGTGCCGTAA
- a CDS encoding RNA polymerase sigma factor produces MLRGRVRRGRQAYGAAEDDPLDAAQERRVRAVLALGGVPQTDLPDGVQQVRLRLLERAASGRDAPRDVSAWAAVVASNLAMDWHRAKRRQERLGERLAALRPAEPSADEETRLLSLAVARGLDGLPDAQRQVVVLRFYADLPVRSIAEQLGVPEGTVKSRLHTAVRALRARLHEDEVV; encoded by the coding sequence GTGCTGCGCGGAAGGGTCCGGCGTGGCCGGCAGGCGTACGGCGCCGCGGAGGACGACCCGCTGGACGCGGCACAGGAGCGCCGGGTCCGGGCGGTGCTCGCGCTCGGCGGGGTGCCGCAGACCGACCTGCCGGACGGGGTGCAGCAGGTCCGGCTGCGGCTGCTGGAGCGTGCCGCGAGCGGACGGGACGCGCCCCGGGACGTCTCGGCGTGGGCGGCGGTCGTCGCCTCCAACCTCGCCATGGACTGGCACCGGGCCAAACGCCGCCAGGAGCGGCTCGGTGAACGCCTCGCCGCGCTGCGCCCCGCAGAGCCCTCCGCCGACGAGGAGACCCGCCTGCTCTCCCTCGCCGTCGCCCGCGGTCTGGACGGGCTGCCCGACGCCCAGCGCCAGGTCGTCGTGCTGCGGTTCTACGCCGATCTTCCGGTGCGCTCGATCGCCGAGCAGCTCGGCGTGCCGGAGGGCACGGTCAAGAGCAGGCTGCACACGGCGGTCCGGGCCCTGCGCGCCCGCCTGCACGAGGACGAGGTGGTGTAG
- a CDS encoding aspartate-semialdehyde dehydrogenase encodes MRVGIVGATGQVGTVMRGILKERNFPVTELRLFASARSAGTELDGVTVEDASTADYTGLDIVLFSAGGATSKALAEKVASQGAVVIDNSSAWRKDPEVPLVVSEVNPDAIANRPKGIIANPNCTTMAAMPVLRPLHDEAGLDALVVATYQAVSGSGVAGVAELHGQTQKVVADADKLTHDGGAVDFPEPAVYKRPIAFNVLPFAGNLVDDGLNETDEEQKLRNESRKILDIPGLKVSGTCVRVPVFSGHSLQINARFARPISPERAAELLSDAPGVVLTDIPTPLQAAGRDASYVGRIRRDETVDNGLALFVSNDNLRKGAALNTVQIAELVAAELKG; translated from the coding sequence GTGAGGGTCGGAATCGTCGGAGCCACCGGTCAGGTGGGCACGGTCATGCGCGGCATCCTCAAGGAGCGGAACTTCCCGGTCACGGAGCTGCGCCTGTTCGCCTCGGCCCGCTCGGCGGGCACGGAGCTGGACGGCGTGACGGTCGAAGACGCGTCGACCGCCGACTACACCGGCCTGGACATCGTGCTGTTCTCGGCGGGCGGCGCGACGTCGAAGGCACTGGCCGAGAAGGTCGCCTCGCAGGGCGCGGTCGTGATCGACAACTCCTCCGCGTGGCGCAAGGACCCCGAGGTTCCGCTGGTCGTCTCCGAGGTGAACCCGGACGCGATCGCGAACCGCCCCAAGGGCATCATCGCCAACCCGAACTGCACCACGATGGCCGCGATGCCGGTGCTGCGTCCGCTGCACGACGAGGCGGGCCTGGACGCGCTGGTGGTCGCCACCTACCAGGCGGTGTCCGGCTCCGGCGTGGCGGGCGTGGCGGAGCTGCACGGCCAGACCCAGAAGGTCGTCGCCGACGCCGACAAGCTGACCCACGACGGCGGCGCGGTCGACTTCCCCGAGCCGGCCGTCTACAAGCGCCCCATCGCCTTCAACGTGCTGCCGTTCGCCGGCAACCTCGTGGACGACGGCCTGAACGAGACCGACGAGGAGCAGAAGCTGCGCAACGAGTCCCGCAAGATCCTGGACATCCCCGGCCTCAAGGTCTCCGGCACCTGTGTGCGCGTCCCGGTCTTCTCCGGCCACTCCCTGCAGATCAACGCCCGCTTCGCCCGCCCGATCAGCCCCGAGCGCGCGGCCGAGCTGCTGTCCGACGCCCCCGGTGTCGTCCTCACCGACATCCCCACCCCGCTCCAGGCGGCGGGCCGGGACGCGTCCTACGTCGGCCGCATCCGCCGCGACGAGACGGTCGACAACGGCCTGGCGCTCTTCGTCTCCAACGACAACCTCCGCAAGGGCGCGGCCCTGAACACCGTCCAGATCGCGGAACTGGTGGCGGCCGAGCTGAAGGGCTGA
- a CDS encoding type II toxin-antitoxin system PemK/MazF family toxin, whose product MRRGDIYMVDLEPVRGSEANKVRPAVIVSNNAANESVVRHNRGVVTVAPLTSNASRVLTFQVFLRSDESRLPKDSKVQCEQVRSVAPDRLLHRVGAVPRQRMAEIDVALRRHLAL is encoded by the coding sequence ATGAGACGTGGTGACATCTACATGGTGGACCTGGAGCCGGTGCGGGGCAGTGAGGCCAACAAGGTCAGACCCGCGGTGATCGTCTCCAACAACGCTGCCAACGAGTCCGTCGTGCGACACAACCGGGGGGTCGTCACGGTGGCGCCGCTGACATCCAACGCCTCTCGCGTCCTGACGTTCCAGGTCTTCCTTCGCTCCGACGAGAGCCGTCTGCCGAAGGATTCCAAGGTGCAGTGCGAACAGGTCCGTTCCGTTGCGCCGGACCGCCTGCTGCACAGGGTCGGTGCCGTGCCACGGCAGCGCATGGCCGAGATCGACGTGGCGCTGCGGCGACATCTGGCGTTGTGA
- a CDS encoding ribbon-helix-helix domain-containing protein, with protein sequence MKISVSLPQEDLAFVDEYAARTEAESRSAVIHAAIGLLRQAQLEREYTEAFAEWDGSEDAGLWDRASGDGIVHETW encoded by the coding sequence ATGAAGATCAGTGTGAGTCTGCCCCAGGAGGATCTGGCCTTCGTCGACGAGTACGCCGCCCGTACGGAGGCCGAGTCCAGATCGGCCGTGATACACGCCGCGATCGGGCTGCTCAGGCAGGCGCAGCTCGAGCGGGAGTACACGGAGGCTTTCGCCGAATGGGACGGGAGCGAGGACGCCGGGCTGTGGGACCGGGCGAGCGGAGACGGGATCGTCCATGAGACGTGGTGA
- the pepN gene encoding aminopeptidase N — translation MPGTNLTREEAQQRAKLLTVDSYEIDLDLSGAQEGGTYRSVTTVRFDVSADASNGDANGANGAESFIDLVAPTVHEVTLNGDALDPAEVFADSRIALPGLLPGRNVLRVSADCAYTNTGEGLHRFVDPVDDQAYLYTQFEVPDARRVFASFEQPDLKATFRFTVKAPAGWTVVSNSPTPEPRDNAWEFEPTPRISTYITALIVGPYHSVHSVYEKDGQSVPLGIYCRPSLAEYLDADAIFDVTRQGFEWFQEKFDYPYPFGKYDQLFVPEFNAGAMENAGAVTIRDQYVFRSKVTDAAYEVRASTILHELAHMWFGDLVTMEWWNDLWLNESFATYAEAACQADAPGSKWPHSWTTFANSMKTWAYRQDQLPSTHPIMADIRDLDDVLVNFDGITYAKGASVLKQLVAYVGKDAFFSGVQAYFKRHAYGNTRLSDLLGALEETSGRDLSTWSQKWLQTAGINVLRPEIETDGADGTGTITSFAIRQEAPALPAGAKGESTLRPHRIAVGLYDLDEASGKLVRVDRVELDVDGELTAVPQLVGKARPAVVLLNDDDLSYAKVRLDERSLAFVTEHLGDFEASLPRALCWASAWDMTRDGELATRDYLSLVLSGIGKESDIGVVQSLHRQVKLAIDLYAAPITREALLTRWTEATLAHLRAAEAGSDHQLAWARAFAATARKPEELDLLDSLLEGTQTIEGLAVDTELRWAFVQRLAAVGRFDETEIAGEYERDKTAAGERHAATARAARPTEEAKAEAWASVVESDKLPNAVQEAVIAGFVQTDQRELLAPYTDRYFEALADVWASRSHEMAQQIVVGLYPAIQVSEETLAKTDAWLTSTDPNAALRRLVSESRSGVERALRAQAADAAAE, via the coding sequence GTGCCTGGCACAAACCTGACCCGCGAAGAGGCGCAGCAGCGGGCGAAGCTGCTGACCGTTGACTCGTACGAGATCGACCTCGATCTCTCCGGCGCGCAGGAGGGCGGCACCTACCGGTCCGTGACCACGGTGCGCTTCGACGTCTCCGCGGACGCCTCCAACGGCGACGCGAACGGCGCGAACGGCGCGGAGTCGTTCATCGACCTGGTGGCTCCCACCGTGCACGAGGTGACCCTCAACGGGGACGCCCTCGACCCCGCCGAGGTCTTCGCGGACTCCCGGATCGCCCTGCCCGGCCTGCTCCCGGGCCGCAACGTCCTTCGGGTGAGCGCCGACTGCGCGTACACCAACACCGGTGAGGGCCTGCACCGGTTCGTCGACCCGGTCGACGACCAGGCCTACCTCTACACCCAGTTCGAGGTGCCGGACGCCCGCCGCGTCTTCGCGAGCTTCGAACAGCCCGACCTCAAGGCGACCTTCCGGTTCACCGTGAAGGCACCGGCCGGCTGGACCGTCGTCTCCAACTCCCCCACGCCCGAACCCCGGGACAATGCCTGGGAGTTCGAGCCGACCCCGCGGATCTCGACGTACATCACCGCGCTGATCGTCGGCCCGTACCACTCCGTGCACAGCGTGTACGAGAAGGACGGCCAGTCGGTGCCGCTCGGCATCTACTGCCGGCCCTCGCTCGCCGAGTACCTCGACGCGGACGCGATCTTCGACGTCACGCGGCAGGGCTTCGAGTGGTTCCAGGAGAAGTTCGACTACCCGTACCCCTTCGGGAAGTACGACCAGCTGTTCGTGCCGGAGTTCAACGCGGGCGCGATGGAGAACGCCGGCGCGGTCACCATCCGCGACCAGTACGTCTTCCGGTCGAAGGTGACGGACGCCGCCTACGAGGTGCGGGCCTCCACGATCCTGCACGAGCTGGCCCACATGTGGTTCGGCGACCTGGTCACCATGGAGTGGTGGAACGACCTGTGGCTGAACGAGTCGTTCGCCACCTACGCCGAGGCCGCCTGCCAGGCGGACGCGCCGGGCTCGAAGTGGCCGCACTCGTGGACGACGTTCGCGAACTCCATGAAGACCTGGGCGTACCGACAGGACCAACTGCCGTCCACGCACCCGATCATGGCCGACATCCGTGACCTGGACGACGTCCTGGTCAACTTCGACGGCATCACCTACGCCAAGGGCGCCTCGGTCCTCAAGCAGCTGGTGGCCTACGTCGGCAAGGACGCCTTCTTCAGCGGCGTACAGGCCTACTTCAAGCGCCACGCGTACGGCAACACCCGCCTGTCCGACCTGCTGGGCGCCCTGGAGGAGACCTCCGGCCGCGACCTGAGCACCTGGTCGCAGAAGTGGCTCCAGACCGCCGGCATCAACGTCCTGCGCCCGGAGATCGAGACCGACGGCGCGGACGGCACGGGGACCATCACCTCCTTCGCCATCCGCCAGGAGGCGCCCGCGCTGCCCGCCGGCGCCAAGGGCGAGTCGACCCTGCGCCCGCACCGGATCGCGGTCGGCCTGTACGACCTGGACGAGGCGAGCGGCAAGCTGGTGCGCGTCGACCGCGTCGAGCTGGACGTCGACGGCGAACTGACCGCCGTACCGCAGCTCGTCGGCAAGGCCCGCCCGGCCGTCGTCCTGCTCAACGACGACGACCTGTCGTACGCCAAGGTGCGTCTGGACGAACGGTCGCTGGCCTTCGTCACCGAGCACCTGGGCGACTTCGAGGCCTCCCTGCCGCGCGCCCTGTGCTGGGCGTCGGCCTGGGACATGACCCGGGACGGCGAACTGGCCACCCGCGACTACCTGTCGCTGGTGCTGTCCGGCATCGGCAAGGAGTCGGACATCGGTGTGGTGCAGTCGCTGCACCGCCAGGTGAAGCTGGCGATCGACCTGTACGCCGCCCCGATCACCCGTGAGGCGCTGCTCACCCGCTGGACGGAGGCCACCCTGGCCCACCTGCGGGCCGCCGAGGCGGGCAGCGACCACCAGCTCGCGTGGGCCCGCGCCTTCGCCGCGACGGCGCGCAAGCCGGAGGAGCTGGACCTCCTGGACAGTCTGCTGGAGGGAACCCAGACGATCGAGGGCCTGGCCGTCGACACGGAGCTGCGCTGGGCGTTCGTACAGCGGCTGGCGGCGGTGGGCCGGTTCGACGAGACCGAGATCGCGGGCGAGTACGAGCGCGACAAGACCGCCGCGGGCGAGCGCCACGCGGCGACCGCGCGCGCCGCCCGGCCGACCGAGGAGGCCAAGGCGGAGGCCTGGGCGTCGGTCGTGGAGTCCGACAAGCTGCCGAACGCGGTCCAGGAGGCGGTCATCGCCGGCTTCGTCCAGACCGACCAGCGCGAGCTGCTGGCCCCGTACACGGACCGCTACTTCGAGGCGCTGGCCGACGTCTGGGCCTCGCGCTCGCACGAGATGGCCCAGCAGATCGTGGTCGGCCTCTACCCGGCGATCCAGGTCTCCGAGGAGACCCTGGCGAAGACGGACGCCTGGCTGACCTCCACCGACCCGAACGCGGCCCTGCGCCGCCTCGTCTCGGAATCCCGCTCCGGCGTGGAACGCGCCTTGCGCGCCCAGGCGGCGGACGCGGCGGCGGAGTAG